GTCTAGATGGGCGAAAACCATAGATTGAACTTTGTTTCATCTCTAGTTTAAAGAGTATGAAGAATAATTGGTGTCATTCGAACCAACAGATCtcaaaatatgaaaatgaaactttgcaaaatataaaaatatacataGGCGACTATCATAGATTAAACTTATTCCTTCCTAATTCTATATTTTAGACTTAAGAAGAGTTTAAAGGATAATTGATATCTATCAATCAAAActagaagaaaagaaacattGTCGTAAAAGTTGTTGGATAAAAGGATatggcaatgaaaaaaaaatagaaggaTAAAATGAATGAATTGGAGGGAGGGGAAGTGTTTTGTGTAATAGGTTTCGGTTGGAATTGCGCGTGAAAATGGTGTTGACTAGTGGGAATGAGAGTGCCCCCACAAAGGAAAACCTGTGGCCCTTATCCATATTTGACATAACGTTTATGTGTAGAATAGAAAGGAAGAAGGTACCCTTTTCGGTGTAGGACTGTTTATATATTTGCTTTTGAGCCAGCACTTGTCTCATGGTATGGATTAGAAATTTAAATCAAAAGGCTACAAACCCTATACTTCCCTATCTCATGCCCTACACACACCTAAAGGAGAAAAGCCTCAGTATACAATATTTACAAGCCTTTGTGTGCTGTGAAATCTAGTCTACATGATAAACAAAAATACTCGCCTTTTTATACACGTTTCAAAACTACTATTCTTGAAATTCTTGAGAACTAGAAGGAGATAGTCGTTGCTTAAAATCGGTGAcaatccaaattttcttttccattGAATAAAAAAGCTAAAGAATTTTGATTTCAATAGTAGTTGTTTTTAAAAGTTAGACATGAAAGAATTTagagttttctttctttttttttcttttaagaaaaggaaaagggagAGTTTTTATAAGGTAAATGACAAGATGATTAGGATGATGATGATAAATGGTGGGGAAAGAGAAAGGAGGGTTAAGAAGATTGATTGAAAAGATGGGAGAGTAAAGGAAGTCATATCAATTGGTCTTCTGCATGAACTGTACTGTTGTGTTTTGGGTTTTTCTTTGATGAGTTTGTCTTTATAGCCCACATCCATTCATCCTTCCATGTCTTCCACACATATGTTCCCTTTGCGCTCCAAATTAGGCTTTTGCTCCATGGACCACTACATCACTTGCACAAAAGGCACCATTTTTGCAATGGACCACACAACCCACTTATCTATCACTCTTTATGATTCTACGCCACAtatattcaaaaataaataaatcaaacttaGGAGAGGAAAAATGATGTCTCTGAGGAACTTCAACAGTAGTTTCATCTATTGTTAGTCAAATTATTAGATATTTTTAGATTGAAAACTCTAAAACAAGATGAACTACTTTTCTATTTTACTTTGGAAGTTAGCAACCCAAGTCTCTGCTGAACCAAAAGAGGGAGCATGGGAGCtggaaaacaaaataaagactAGAGAATGATCCTTGTGGCAAAGCATCATTTGTCATTATAACCATGCTTGCCTACTCTTTTTTTCCAATTTGGTAGTTAAAAAGTAAGAGCTAGGAAGTCTTAGACTGATCATTTTTCTTCAATAAAATGTTTTGTCATATGAGAAATGGGACTTCCAGCACAAGGAAAAGTATGTTTCACATTACTAGTGCAAATGCAAATAAATTTTTCTTGAACAATGGAATTACCTATAATAAAAGTCCATCAAAATTGTTGATACTGTAGGTCTTCAAATAGAGAGAGACAGGGACAGGCAGACGTCTAGCTTGACATATAGAAAACAAGATGATACACAAAACAGATCCTCATTTGGATGTCGCTAAAAACTGTTGAACAAAGACCCTCAGTGGCAGATCTAAAGCCGGAAGAacagttaaaaaaaaagagagagagagaggaaaaaaggGCCAAAATGGGTAAAAAGTAGTCCATTCTTTCCAGCTGCCCCACCATTTAATGTAGGTGATAAGATAGATGAGGAAAAAAGGGCAATAAAGGACGTATGCTATGAACAAACATGGCCTTGATGTTGTGTTTTCATTGCTACTCTTCAGCGGTGTCAAACCATTCTGCTTCCCccccaaaaaaataaataaataaataatagtaatagtaattaaaaaaattccCCCTTATTATTGGTGGGACCATCTTAACATTTGAAATTAAGAATTTTATAAAGACAAACACTACCAGAGAAGCATATTTCCCCTTTGCATGACATAGATTGCACTAGACATAGAAAAAGAACTAAGAAGGATGTTGGCATCATTCTATGAAGTTTGGGTTAGCAGCCTCCAAGGCCATAAACTCAATTCACTATGGGACAGAACTGTTCAATAATTTAAGGCAAACGGAGTATATTGGTCCAAagtgtttttatttctttgcaAAGATTCAGTGTACAAATGTTTTGGGGGTTGTGAACAAGGTGAGATGAATAAGGAATTCTTGGATGGGAATGATGTAATGTAACCGAAGGGCAGAAAAACAACACcaatttatttatattcatAGTTCTTAAAGCCtcaataacaaaagaaaattgaataGACCATTAAAATATTGATGAGGTTAAAAAAAAGTGCTGATTGTGAAAGGACTTCACATCATTATACAGAGAACCCCGTGTGCATCTACTGTAGAAACCAAATATCAAAAGAGGATAAGGACCGCATCATTGCATCGTCAAAGTAGAGTGCCTAAAGGATGTTCTAAACAGGGGAAATAAACTTGTTTGAACCTCATATCTTACACTAATTTATTCCATAGTCATTTTGTAATCTTCAAGTAATTTGTAAGATCGAAAAGATGAGATACACAAAACAATGCATTTTTTAGATACTTGAAAACTAAGTATTTTAAGTTTAAAGTTGTACAATTACACTTAACCTTTTATAGAAGTTATCAAAAGTAACATTGGAATAGACATTCTTTAGAATTTTAGACAAATGTTAGGACAAAGAATGGTGTGGTAGTAACCTAGAATGGTGTGACAATACAAACTTTCATTCTAGGCCCCTATCACATAACCCAAGTCTTATGCTCATTCTAGGCCCCTATCACATAACCCAAGTCTTATGCTCAAGGATAGTTTGGAAACATTTACGAAAGGTTAAAGAGTAATATTGCAACTTTTGAATGTATGCACGtattattgaaataaataaCCAAGTTCATGagtattttcttttcctttttttttgaaaaaaataatttaaccTATTATAACAAAGTGAAATGCGACTAAGTAAGAGATCAAAAGTCCAAATCATCACTATTAAACTcgagaaaggaaaaagaaacagaaaaagaagaaggtggGTATCTACAATCATTGTCACAGATGTGGTTGGAGCCTTACATTTTCCCACAATTTCAGTCCAATTTCATTCCCATTTCATTTTCAAAACAGTGAATTGTTTCCATTCTTTCCATTCCTGACTCTGTAATCAGAGAGCGACCATGCCCCCAAACCTTTCCAACTACTTCTACTGCTATTACCCCACCACCACCCATTATAACTCTAACcctcttctttgtttttcaaGAAATACCCACTTGACTTCAAGCCAAATACAGTATTAAGTAGAGAAGAATATTaggagacaaaaaaaaaaaaaaaggcaaaaaataaacaaataaaaacctaggtactttctttttatcatACTCACATGCTGTCTACATTAAGTGATGTCTTAGTATCAaattggtgaacccaaaggaattGAAAAACAGTAgaccaaattaaattattggtCGGAATAACAAAGAATCGTTTTCATATGTCGCAATTTTAAGAACCTAATTCCCAAATGCCTTCTTATCTCTGTTGGTTATTTCCTTACCCTAAAAAGGGCCCCCAAAAGAGAGAATTCAATCCACCGACATGACTCTCAAAGTACAATCGTCCAATGAACAGGGAAACAAACAATAAGGATTGGAAAAAAAACCAACTATCATATCTAAAGTAGGAAATATGAGTAGAAATGAAATATGGCAACATCAAGAGGTCAATTATTGATAAATAAACATAAAGCAATTTATTTATTCCCAGGTTTTGGATAATTATGAGGAAAATGCTTGCATTGTTCATCACTCAATTCGTCCAATTCAGAAAAGTAAAAGAATGTCAAAACTTTTAGAAGAAATGATATTTGGAGCATCTGGCCGGCGTACCTTGGCACAGCAGATCTGCAGAGCCATGGAGAGAAAAATATCAATGGAATCTGATTGATTTTTCGAgggaaattttgatttttttcaacATGAACTAACCAATGATTCCTTTCGAATAGGAAGGGCTCTTCCTTTTGTGTTTTTCTTGGCCCAATTAAAAACCAAAGCCCATTGCTCTTCCTCACTTCCCTCTTCAAATTTAGGTAATTGCGTTAATAATTATAGGATAATTAATTGCAAActtagcaattatattcaaaataattaagtatatagcaacaatttaaaaaaattacaaatataacaaaatctattaatgataggagtctatgtgtagtctatcactaatagactatGTAATAAATGCTGGTCTATCACCGATAAATTTTGCTatgtttacaattttttaaaaagataacaatattcttaataattattttaaaaattactatccattataattacccataatggtatatatatcaaaatatcaaataCAGACTTTAATATATCTATTAGCGGTCTTTGAGAATTTTATCTAAATTTAGGAATAATTATATTCAtacataacaaaattttagaaagaaaattacaaatataacaaaatctatcataatttatcaataatataagtttatcactgatagatcaTATTACAGCTTGGTTTATTGCTAATagattttttataatttttttcaaaaaagttattatacacttaattattatctctaaaattattatttattataattattacgGCGATTTAATCTTTCGACTCTATGACTATTTTTACgctaaaaaaatgttttttctctcttttatatTTCATTGAGTGAGTTTGATACGATTTTTTTGaagtataatttttttattgagatatatttttgagaaaaaaaaaagtaaaagtaattgaaaatactttcaattttttttaggattttcaAAAATCACTTTTGATCTGTACATCAAAACATCATGTAAGCattgaaaaatgtttttgaTGGGCTAAAAGAACTCAGTTGTATCTAAAAGTCATGCATGCCCAACTTTAACTTTGCTATCTTTTGTGCTGGTTTAAGAAAGTTATTGTGTTGAGTTGAGATTAAAGAAGAATTTGTACAGTTTACGGGAGGTGTAAGgtgattttaaaattattaaaattatttttctcaaattcAAAATCACTTTAAATATGTCTCTAATCACTTAATAACTTCTGCATATCACCAAAGTAGTTTATAATATTACAAAGTACTCCCAAACTTATcgtaataataaaaagaaaaaaatagtttgaaaGACGATAAAGAAGAAAGTATCTTATATTataatctcttttttttttccctaattATTGAGTaaagaagattgaaagacttttttatttcttttttattgaactGCTTTCTTAATCAACATGAACTCGAGATCACCCTAACTAGTTAACCTACGGTTTAtcttaaaaaaggaaaagaaaattccTTTTGAgagtagaaaagaaaaaggagaaaacaATAAGGATGCATCTTTTAAAGTAACGAAAAAAGAACAACCGAGAATGGAGAAATCAAAAGAGCATAATTTGCAAGAATAGAATAAGAAAGATTCACTCAAATAATGATCATCCATTGGAATCAACATCTTTTGGAGTTAAAAGGTTATGGAGTATCCCTATCAGAGAAAAAGTGCATACTTTCCTTAGGATGATAAAATGTCTTAATCCTTTTTTGGAGCATAGAgatacataaaagaaaaaaagaagtttaATAGTACAAAAAATGTGAAGAATATTgcatttatttgatttaatgtttttttaaagaagaataATTGTAATAGTAATAACAATAGTGATAATTTCAATACATGAGATATTTCTTTAAGTCATGCATTGATAGTGGAATAATTCATCTTCACTTCACTTCATTGTACTTTATGTCAATCTTGACATGCATGTAAAGAGTATAAAAcaagtaaaaaataataataatcttttttaaGTTCATATCCAATGGTTTTTTTAGTTTGTGGCGTTcttattttgttgttaattgaATGTGAGATGGAAGATCAAAATGTAAAAATTCCTCCCTGTTGGATTAAAAGCTTGAAGATGGGTATGTCTTGTATTCATGAATTCATTCTTGTATTGCTCTACAAGAAGTTTTTGAGATCTACAAAAACATTGACAAAAAAGGGCTTGTAACAATCTTTGAGAAGATCACAAAATACTGAAAATTAACAACAATTATAAACTTATGGCTCACCATTTGAGGTATGGTTTGACATTTGCTGCGGAAAATATTAGATTTCGAAGGAGGTTTTGTCTCGatttcattttattaatattcCTTGTGATGATAGGACAAAGTGAAGTATTGAGAACTATAGGGTGCGACTCTTTTCTAGCTTGGTTTGAGTCTGAATGTGGACATCGCAGTAGTGATCATTGCTTGACTGGTGTTGATTGCGAGAACATTTGTAACAATAACGTTGTTTTCCtcgaaaataataataatttatcatTATTGTTACAAAACAACTTCTCAAAACATAATTATTTGAGATGAAATATAGTGTAGTAATATTTCATCTCAATGTATTTGGTAAATTTTGGTGGTTGAGCAATCAGCCAGAAAATGTTATTAGAGAATAGAATCTACCATTAACCTGTTTATGTGATTCTACTAAGATGATAGGAATCAACACCCTGAATCAATTTGTACAACAAAAGAAACCATAAGGTGTGAAATTGGACAATATTAAAGCAGAATGACAACTCAATAGTTTCTTTTCGGAGATTGAGAAATTCAATGTGCAAAGTGTAACTAATGACAACCCCATCCAACAACTCAAGAAGATTGGACAGGGTCTTTTCCCCCTCTTTTAGCAAGACACAAAGGTTACAAACGgaagaatggaaaagaatttGTCGATGTACTCATGCCTTACCGAATAAAAGCTTGGCTCCTGTAATCTGGGAGATAAATAATTCCCTCGAAAAACAGCTATAATGAGATAACCGATTGATACAGATGAAAGAAGAAGGAACTCACACTGTACCGTTAACGCAAAGGTGGTATGGAGGTCCACAGCAGAAAATTGGTTCATCGGGTGAACTTGTTCTTGCACGAGCCCGGAGTATGTCTGTAGCATCATCGATAATAGCAGCAGCTGACAATGTATATTCGCCGGGAATAAGGAAATACAATGAGAAAGAATGTGCAGTTTCTTCAAGCGGAGGCACTTCCAGGGTGATCCCACTTAATACACCTACAAGAAAAGTAACAATGAAAGGtcaaaaagagagagagggagaaagACGTAGAGAAGGAAGTTTTACATTATTAGACTGGATGGAGCAAGTAGCAGAAGCTTTTGTTCAAAgaaaatagactaattacaatataataaaatctaaatgCAATTCATTATGAATGAAGATATAAAGTAACAACTTATCAAAAGTATTAATGTAAATAAATTTACCGTAATCCATTAATTTTAACTTTTGGATTCATTGGTGATTTAAGAGAAGTAACTTACCGTTCCATAAGACTGTTGATTTCGCACCCTCAACGCAACTCTCACCAGCTACGTCTCTGCATGTTATATTAAGACTCATTTTGATCATTTCCTTGGTGTTGTTACGAACAATAACTTCTAAAGGAGTCATTTCATGTGCTTCCAAAGAGCTCTGGGGAGATACGGAGTGAAGATTCTGATCAGATTCTTTCCTTTCTAAACTATTGCTAACTGTCCTGAACCCAAAAGTTAATGGATCTGGCAATAATACATCCATCATTGACGACTGCAAGGCTGCGAGTATAGCATCCTTGATGTTTAGTTCTCCAAAGCTATTCCGTCCTGATTGCCACTTGACCTTTATTCTAGATGTTAGATTCTTGATCGAAGCATTTAGTTCAGCTTTCGTATTCTTTTCTGAGAAGCTCAAATTTCTGGCATTGGCCATTCCGTCTGCTCGAATATCTTTCCGAAAGAATGAACCATCAAGAACAGGCAATTTGAAGTGTTCTAAGGGGATTAGCACTCTTGCAGAGAAATCTCTGTCTATTCTGGTTTTATGATAACTATATTCGGTAACGTTTTGGTCACCAGATGTGTTTTCCCCTTGGCATGAGTTTTCAACCTGGACAGAAACACTAATTTCGAACAATACATCGGTTGGATTAGACAACTCAAGTTCAAGAAACCGAAGACCCCAACTTCCCCGGAATGGATCAATCTTCACCAATCTGTCAATCTTGCTTTTAGTATCAACTGGTGGCTCTGTAGAGTTGTTATCAACTTCAGCTGGTTTAGGAAGATTTTCACCCACATGTGCTGGAATTTCCATTGAAAGCAATCGAGCTTTCACAAAAGACAAGCCCTGTAAAACACAGATTTGCAGCGGAATAACTAGGCGTCGACCAGGGGGTATAGCAGAATCATTGGGGAGATCTCCAGGATTTGCCACAGGCCCTAGAAAGCAAAATAAATGATTATATACCATCAACATAAACAGGAAATCTTCTAGGAAATGGATCATTGAGTGCCGTTACACTATTTTGACGGTTCATTCTCATTTCTCACACAATAGAAGGACAGGTAAACAACCAATGCTTGGACTGATATTCATGAGAATGAGTGTCATGCAATGCGTAGAATTTAACTTGATAATGAACTTAACTAAAGGAATTAATGACAGACAAGGGCACGCATAAACCATGGATATAAGATATGAAGAGGAGCATAATTTAGATGGTCCCACCTGGATTAGGTGCACAAAAAGTTCAAGGAAGGCATGGGTGAACGTGGTCAACGAAGTacaagttgaaaagaaaagatcCGAATAGTACAATTTTATGAAACATCAGTTGTGATCAATAATGGAAAGGAAGAACTATCAGAAGCAAATACCTGCATAATGTATTAAGAAAGTGGGGCTGCTGCCATCCTTGGAATGCCTTAACATGCTTGCAGATGCATTCTTGCCACTAACCGTATCTGAATCAACCACCCCAAGCTGCCAAGCTTTTAAGGTCACAGGTATGATCACTTCAGCACCAGGCTTCAAAGGAAGAGCAGATTTTAAAGTTTCAAAAGCAATTGAAATAACGGAATCTTGGTGTTTTCCAGATAATGATATGTGTGCCTGCTCAACTGGAATTGTACCTGCATTAGCCAGATGTATCCATACATCACGAATTTCACCTTCATAGAGAATAATGGCACCATTACCACCAACAACGTGTGAAACTAGCAACGGCAATGATGATATCACAGATATATTTGGAACCAATACATTCCTCAACTTCATGGACCCACAGCTCCTGAATGGGTCAGAAAGAACAAGTCCTTGAGCTACTCCATTGAGTAGATTGTCAACATCCTTGAAAAGGTGTTCAGTTATTGCACCAAAGCAATGTACTATGCACCCAGGAATTCTCACTGGCCCAACTGAAGTTGGAATACCAGATAAAGTAACCACCTTCGATGAATTGGGAGGAAGATTCACAGAAACTGGAAAAGCATCAAAATTTCCCGAATGCACGGAGAGGTATATACTATCGACCCTCAACTCAAAGCCGCATGGGTTAGCTAATTCCACCAAGACCTGCACTGGTTCGCCAACAACCCAAACCATTTCCTGCTTGTTGTTATTTGACGTGTCTCCTTTGCTGAATGGAGTATAAATGAAAGGTCCAGAAGGGGCAGATCCTGCCCACCAGTCTTCCTTATCTGGATTGCGTTTTACAATGTCTAA
This region of Cucumis melo cultivar AY chromosome 7, USDA_Cmelo_AY_1.0, whole genome shotgun sequence genomic DNA includes:
- the LOC103493775 gene encoding trafficking protein particle complex II-specific subunit 120 homolog; the protein is MEPDVSIETGSMIRVAVLPVGSVPPTLLRDYLSMLLRHQLIPLSAISSFYTEHQKSPFSHQPWDSGSLRFKFILGGDPPNPWEDFQSNRKILAVIGICHCPSSPDLDSAIDQFNAACKSYTSALVERCFAFCPDDSQLEEGSKKGGNLRLFPPADRQTQEFHLNTMMQDIAASLLMEFEKWVLQAESAGTILKTPLDSQASLSSEEVIKAKKRRLGRAQKTIGDYCLLAGSPVDANAHYSTAIDLARLTGDYFWYAGALEGSVCALLIDRMGQKDSALEEEVRYRYSSVILHYRKSFIQDNTQRVSPLSFELEATLKLARFLCRSELAKEVAELLTSAADGAKSLIDASDRLILYVEIARLFGSLGYQRKAAFFSRQVAQLYLQQENRHAAVSALQVLALTTKAYRVQSRSSEMDDSFSHNKVGLSNSDSGKMHHQSLVSLFESQWSTLQMVVLREILLSAVRAGDPLAAWSAAARLLRSYYPLITPAGQNGLASALSNSADRLPSGVRCVDPALPFIRLHSFPLHPSQLDIVKRNPDKEDWWAGSAPSGPFIYTPFSKGDTSNNNKQEMVWVVGEPVQVLVELANPCGFELRVDSIYLSVHSGNFDAFPVSVNLPPNSSKVVTLSGIPTSVGPVRIPGCIVHCFGAITEHLFKDVDNLLNGVAQGLVLSDPFRSCGSMKLRNVLVPNISVISSLPLLVSHVVGGNGAIILYEGEIRDVWIHLANAGTIPVEQAHISLSGKHQDSVISIAFETLKSALPLKPGAEVIIPVTLKAWQLGVVDSDTVSGKNASASMLRHSKDGSSPTFLIHYAGPVANPGDLPNDSAIPPGRRLVIPLQICVLQGLSFVKARLLSMEIPAHVGENLPKPAEVDNNSTEPPVDTKSKIDRLVKIDPFRGSWGLRFLELELSNPTDVLFEISVSVQVENSCQGENTSGDQNVTEYSYHKTRIDRDFSARVLIPLEHFKLPVLDGSFFRKDIRADGMANARNLSFSEKNTKAELNASIKNLTSRIKVKWQSGRNSFGELNIKDAILAALQSSMMDVLLPDPLTFGFRTVSNSLERKESDQNLHSVSPQSSLEAHEMTPLEVIVRNNTKEMIKMSLNITCRDVAGESCVEGAKSTVLWNGVLSGITLEVPPLEETAHSFSLYFLIPGEYTLSAAAIIDDATDILRARARTSSPDEPIFCCGPPYHLCVNGTV